A single window of Candidatus Palauibacter scopulicola DNA harbors:
- a CDS encoding N-acetylmuramoyl-L-alanine amidase: MKLTVLTAAVVLAAGVAGPGASSAAAQEQRATERDAAAAERWRSWRDYNRYPGPIPTPEDWEPPAGPIRIGLQAGHWLAAEAPPELRRIRYNGTRWRETAEWEANLVIARLAAEELEALGYEVDILPAVVPPGYRAHLFISIHADGSDSPAASGYRIASPRRDATGRAEDAARALREAYGAATGLRELPVATRRMRNYYAFNYRRYEHALHPMTIALIIETGFMTSARDREIILGAPERAARGIVEGIKAFSVTALPAAPTPGREDG, translated from the coding sequence TTGAAGCTGACCGTACTCACCGCCGCCGTGGTGCTTGCCGCCGGAGTCGCGGGACCCGGCGCCAGCAGCGCCGCAGCCCAGGAGCAGCGCGCTACGGAACGTGACGCCGCCGCGGCCGAGCGGTGGCGCTCGTGGCGGGACTACAACCGCTACCCCGGCCCCATCCCCACGCCCGAGGACTGGGAGCCCCCCGCGGGCCCCATCCGGATCGGCCTCCAGGCCGGACACTGGCTCGCCGCCGAAGCCCCGCCGGAACTCCGCCGTATCCGCTACAACGGCACGCGGTGGCGCGAAACCGCCGAGTGGGAGGCGAACCTCGTCATCGCCCGGCTGGCGGCCGAGGAACTCGAGGCGCTGGGCTACGAGGTCGACATCCTCCCCGCCGTCGTGCCCCCCGGCTACCGGGCGCACCTCTTCATCTCGATCCACGCGGACGGGAGCGACAGCCCCGCCGCATCGGGATACCGCATCGCCTCCCCGCGGCGCGACGCCACGGGACGGGCCGAGGATGCGGCGCGCGCGCTGCGCGAGGCGTACGGCGCCGCGACCGGCCTGAGGGAACTTCCGGTCGCGACCCGTCGCATGCGGAACTACTACGCCTTCAACTACCGCCGGTACGAGCACGCCCTCCACCCGATGACGATCGCCCTGATCATCGAGACGGGGTTCATGACCAGCGCACGGGACCGCGAGATCATCCTCGGGGCGCCCGAGCGGGCCGCGCGCGGGATCGTCGAGGGAATCAAGGCGTTCTCGGTCACGGCACTGCCGGCCGCGCCGACCCCGGGCCGAGAGGACGGTTAG
- a CDS encoding porin family protein has translation MRAIRWFAAFAAVTALLDHGSAAAQTAFGIKGGVTWADAAFIDQFTSEALMRKAGGGFVTLPLSERSTVQLEVLYMERGFSTSGLHQDGSRTRMSYLDFPILLRFRPTPSAARLRPILLAGAYWGHEVGCRLEGGVAQFEESNSCEGRFQLRGVADVGLIVGAAIEVATAGAWFVTLEGRYHYGIRNLYWDPASDGAKARNLSALAGFGVRVGG, from the coding sequence GTGAGAGCGATCCGGTGGTTTGCGGCGTTCGCGGCCGTCACGGCTCTGCTGGATCACGGATCCGCGGCGGCGCAAACCGCGTTCGGAATCAAGGGAGGGGTGACCTGGGCGGACGCCGCCTTCATCGACCAGTTCACCTCGGAAGCGCTCATGCGAAAGGCGGGTGGCGGGTTCGTGACCCTGCCCCTGTCGGAGCGCTCGACGGTCCAACTCGAAGTGCTCTATATGGAACGGGGATTCTCGACCTCGGGGCTGCACCAGGACGGCTCGCGGACGAGGATGTCCTACCTGGATTTCCCCATCCTCCTCAGGTTTCGGCCGACGCCGTCGGCCGCGCGTCTGCGCCCGATCCTCCTGGCGGGCGCGTACTGGGGCCACGAGGTCGGCTGCCGTCTGGAGGGCGGCGTGGCGCAGTTCGAGGAGAGCAACAGCTGCGAGGGCCGCTTCCAACTGCGCGGCGTCGCGGACGTGGGTCTGATCGTCGGCGCGGCCATCGAGGTGGCGACGGCCGGCGCCTGGTTCGTGACGCTCGAAGGCCGCTACCACTACGGCATCCGCAACCTCTACTGGGACCCCGCGTCCGACGGAGCCAAGGCGCGCAACCTGTCCGCGTTGGCCGGCTTCGGCGTTCGCGTGGGAGGGTGA
- a CDS encoding M14 family metallopeptidase yields MDSRGGTADVPMPAEIIGFAPGEDYKLTNYDGIKAYFEALAASTDRMLLEQIGESTRGEPLYLAAISSPSNLRRLERIKEITRTLAYARDPEAGYGSVLDEEEARALAREGVAVVWIDGGLHATEVAHGQLMPEMAHYFVTDESPETRRVRENAVVLLMPNMNPDGLNIVADWYMSNVGGEFEMARVPELYHHYIGHDNNRDWYMLTQVETRAVTRQLYHNWFPQIVYNQHQSSPFPGRIWMPPFENPVNPHLDPLVVSSLNQMGHSMRRRFDEEGKPGVNSGIVFDLWWNGSMRGGPDYHNMLGFLTETAGAGYATPRCYDEDEIPDTFGARAGHLPAKTPSTNYNNPWLGGCWHLRDAMDYMMTAAKAVADMGAKLKEEYLFNHYLMGRRQIERGNAAEGGPFAYVLDPRASHDPGAVVEFMGLMSRSGIEFLRASEPFSVAGPEGDLAFPAGSYVIPPQAFRPYVVDLMEPKEYPDRRQYPGGPPEPPYDMTGYELRFQMGLAVVNVDEPFDMPPGEWGEVSTDIGEVRGEGAAGFAVHGNATAIYRGLSAAGGESGAGGDPGEGGGANEAPERFRTVQALATPDGDIPAGSYWLPDLSADEARALAADHGLTLTGVASPPSPGAAAEARAPRVAIYRSWQAPMPEGWTRWVLDEYGFEWENVWDEDVRSGDLSRFDVILLPSQAGGGIASGNLPGTMPDEYTGGLGEAGAAALRAFVEGGGWLVASDQAVDYAIETFGLPFRNRARGLSSQEFFIPGSVIRLRVDPSHPLGYGMDEEAVALFSRSQVLERTGGGTAGNIGRVSTPVCYADADFLVSGWTLGGEEVLAGYPAAAQVGVGAGQVVLFAFRPHFRGQPRNTFKLLFNALAASATEGLPPSPGLNCR; encoded by the coding sequence ATGGATTCGCGGGGCGGCACCGCTGACGTGCCGATGCCCGCGGAGATCATCGGGTTCGCGCCCGGCGAGGACTACAAGCTCACGAACTACGACGGGATCAAGGCGTATTTCGAGGCGCTCGCGGCTTCCACCGATCGCATGCTGCTCGAGCAGATCGGGGAGAGCACGCGCGGCGAGCCCCTCTACCTTGCCGCGATCTCATCGCCGTCCAATCTCCGCCGCCTGGAACGGATCAAGGAGATCACGCGGACGCTGGCCTATGCCCGCGACCCGGAGGCGGGGTACGGATCCGTCCTCGACGAGGAGGAGGCGCGGGCGCTGGCGCGGGAAGGCGTCGCCGTCGTGTGGATCGACGGCGGACTGCACGCCACCGAGGTCGCCCACGGGCAGCTGATGCCGGAGATGGCGCACTACTTCGTCACGGACGAGTCTCCGGAGACCCGGCGCGTGCGCGAGAACGCGGTCGTCCTCCTGATGCCGAACATGAACCCGGACGGTCTGAATATCGTCGCCGACTGGTATATGTCGAACGTGGGCGGCGAGTTCGAGATGGCGCGCGTGCCGGAGCTCTATCATCACTATATCGGACACGACAACAATCGCGACTGGTATATGCTGACGCAGGTCGAGACGCGGGCCGTCACGCGGCAACTGTATCACAACTGGTTTCCGCAGATCGTTTATAACCAGCATCAGTCGAGCCCCTTCCCCGGCCGCATCTGGATGCCGCCCTTCGAGAACCCCGTGAACCCGCACCTCGATCCGCTCGTCGTGAGTTCCCTGAACCAGATGGGACATTCGATGCGGCGGCGTTTCGACGAGGAGGGGAAGCCGGGCGTCAACAGCGGCATCGTCTTCGATCTGTGGTGGAACGGTTCCATGAGGGGCGGACCCGACTATCACAACATGCTCGGGTTCCTGACGGAGACGGCGGGAGCGGGTTACGCGACGCCCCGCTGCTACGACGAGGACGAGATCCCGGACACCTTCGGCGCGCGCGCCGGGCACCTGCCCGCGAAGACGCCGTCGACGAACTACAACAACCCGTGGCTCGGCGGCTGCTGGCACCTGCGCGACGCCATGGACTACATGATGACGGCGGCGAAGGCCGTGGCGGACATGGGAGCGAAGCTCAAGGAGGAATACCTCTTCAACCATTACCTCATGGGCCGGCGCCAGATCGAGCGCGGCAACGCGGCCGAGGGCGGCCCGTTCGCCTACGTGCTCGACCCCCGGGCCTCGCACGATCCGGGAGCGGTCGTCGAGTTCATGGGCCTGATGTCGCGGTCCGGGATCGAGTTCCTGCGCGCCTCGGAGCCGTTCTCCGTGGCGGGGCCGGAGGGAGATCTCGCCTTCCCCGCCGGGTCGTACGTGATTCCACCCCAGGCCTTCCGGCCCTACGTGGTCGACCTCATGGAGCCCAAGGAATATCCCGACCGGCGCCAGTATCCCGGCGGACCGCCGGAGCCGCCGTACGACATGACTGGCTACGAACTCCGCTTCCAGATGGGGCTGGCGGTCGTGAACGTGGACGAACCGTTCGACATGCCGCCGGGCGAGTGGGGCGAGGTCTCGACCGACATCGGCGAGGTGCGCGGCGAGGGGGCGGCCGGGTTCGCCGTGCACGGCAACGCCACCGCGATCTACCGCGGGCTGTCCGCCGCGGGCGGCGAGTCCGGCGCAGGCGGGGATCCGGGCGAAGGCGGGGGCGCGAACGAAGCCCCGGAGCGCTTCCGGACCGTGCAGGCGCTCGCGACGCCGGACGGCGACATCCCCGCCGGATCGTACTGGCTGCCCGACCTGTCCGCCGATGAGGCCCGCGCGCTCGCCGCCGACCACGGACTCACGCTCACGGGGGTCGCCTCCCCGCCCTCTCCCGGCGCCGCCGCCGAGGCACGAGCGCCGCGCGTGGCGATCTACCGCTCGTGGCAGGCCCCCATGCCCGAGGGCTGGACGCGCTGGGTGCTCGACGAGTACGGCTTCGAGTGGGAGAACGTGTGGGACGAGGACGTGCGGAGCGGCGACCTGTCGCGCTTCGACGTCATCCTCCTCCCCTCGCAGGCCGGGGGCGGGATCGCGAGCGGGAACCTGCCGGGCACCATGCCGGACGAGTACACGGGCGGCCTCGGCGAAGCGGGCGCCGCCGCGCTCCGCGCCTTCGTCGAGGGCGGGGGTTGGCTCGTCGCCTCCGACCAGGCGGTCGACTACGCGATCGAGACCTTCGGACTCCCCTTCCGGAACCGGGCGCGGGGGCTCTCATCGCAGGAGTTCTTCATCCCGGGATCCGTGATCCGGCTCCGCGTCGACCCCTCGCACCCGCTCGGCTACGGGATGGACGAGGAGGCGGTGGCCCTCTTCTCCCGCAGCCAGGTGCTGGAGCGGACGGGCGGCGGGACGGCGGGCAACATCGGCCGGGTCTCGACTCCGGTGTGCTACGCCGACGCGGACTTTCTCGTGAGCGGCTGGACGCTGGGCGGCGAGGAGGTGCTCGCCGGCTACCCGGCCGCCGCGCAGGTCGGGGTCGGCGCGGGCCAGGTCGTGCTGTTCGCCTTCCGGCCCCACTTCCGCGGCCAGCCGCGCAACACGTTCAAGCTCCTGTTCAACGCGCTCGCCGCTTCCGCGACCGAGGGACTCCCTCCGAGCCCCGGGCTGAACTGCCGCTAG
- a CDS encoding AbrB/MazE/SpoVT family DNA-binding domain-containing protein, with product MSIVTVSSRYRIVIPKAVRESLGLRPGQEVQVLAFDGRVQLIPLQPIEAARGFVRGIDTTVDRDHDRSHMARNRT from the coding sequence TTGAGCATTGTGACCGTTTCTTCCCGGTATCGGATCGTGATTCCCAAGGCGGTGCGGGAAAGCCTGGGTCTCCGTCCGGGGCAGGAAGTGCAAGTCCTGGCTTTCGACGGGCGGGTCCAGTTGATTCCGCTCCAACCCATCGAGGCCGCTCGGGGATTCGTCCGCGGCATCGATACGACCGTTGACCGGGACCACGACCGGTCCCATATGGCGAGAAACCGGACCTGA
- a CDS encoding AAA family ATPase: MRPLHYLEIRNFKQFGDTQRIELDHPTVLIGPNNCGKTTAIQAMALWSQAVKTWFERKGEAPPRKRTATALNRLSIVSVPVPRTRQFWHNTVVRTGRTNIMMEITLGVLHEGDVCPVTMSFRNSGTELIYCTPDESTLENPGAIATAAGIDVRLLYPMSGIDIEEPLLQPGRIDVLLGQGQTAQVLRNLCLMVYHSDSDTWARIAQLMRRLFAIELEDPAETVRGGIALHYRQAGLREPLEVALAGRGLQQMLLILAYVHSHPPSVLLIDEPDAHLEILRQKQVYTVLREIAAENDSQVVIATHSEVVYGEALNDNLTLLLEGTAHDLAARTDLLSALRYYGTEHYVRARQRGHVLYVEGRTDLDILRALARKLRHSVAEVWDGGGGINTYYEQDNHPEPDLLSELERAEGAYGEQPQRHFGAMHGMVPGLRGLWIRDSDGREREDSREGNLTIAFWGRYEVENYIVTPDILRQFAEKALADGDSAEDLDPDVRETINRVLDDLVLERVFNGEVEDYSTWQALEPGAAMLLWDATTRTIKLSDFAEEFFRRAGEQLGLPILLRKGEFHRLVALWEPSAIPREVRGKLDLLLELTQHEDGVEV; the protein is encoded by the coding sequence ATGAGGCCACTCCACTACCTCGAAATACGGAACTTCAAGCAGTTCGGTGATACACAGCGCATCGAGCTGGATCATCCCACGGTCCTCATCGGCCCGAATAACTGCGGCAAGACGACGGCAATTCAAGCGATGGCGCTGTGGTCACAGGCCGTGAAGACCTGGTTCGAGCGCAAGGGCGAAGCTCCCCCCCGTAAGCGGACGGCGACAGCCCTCAACCGGCTGAGCATTGTCTCCGTACCTGTGCCGCGCACCCGACAGTTCTGGCACAACACGGTGGTCCGCACCGGCCGAACGAACATCATGATGGAAATCACACTTGGTGTTCTGCACGAAGGCGACGTTTGCCCCGTCACCATGAGTTTCCGCAATTCGGGTACTGAGCTGATCTACTGCACGCCGGACGAGAGCACACTCGAGAATCCCGGTGCCATCGCAACCGCCGCGGGAATCGACGTGCGGCTTCTGTACCCCATGTCCGGGATCGACATCGAGGAGCCGCTTCTTCAGCCGGGCCGGATCGATGTGCTGCTTGGCCAGGGACAGACGGCTCAGGTACTGCGCAACCTCTGCCTCATGGTGTATCATAGCGACTCCGACACCTGGGCACGCATCGCCCAGTTGATGCGTCGCCTGTTCGCGATCGAACTCGAGGATCCTGCCGAGACGGTGCGCGGTGGCATTGCTCTCCACTACCGGCAGGCCGGCCTCCGAGAACCACTTGAGGTCGCACTTGCCGGTCGTGGACTCCAGCAGATGCTCCTGATTCTCGCTTATGTTCACTCTCATCCACCCAGTGTCCTCCTCATCGACGAGCCCGACGCACACCTCGAGATCCTCCGCCAGAAGCAGGTCTACACGGTGCTCCGCGAGATCGCCGCCGAAAACGATTCGCAAGTGGTGATCGCCACGCATTCGGAGGTCGTGTACGGGGAGGCGCTCAACGACAATCTCACCCTCCTCCTCGAAGGTACGGCACACGACCTGGCTGCCCGGACGGATCTGCTCTCCGCTCTGAGGTACTACGGAACCGAACACTATGTCAGAGCCCGGCAGCGCGGTCACGTGCTTTATGTGGAAGGGCGGACGGACCTCGACATCCTTCGCGCGCTCGCGAGAAAGCTGCGACACTCGGTCGCGGAAGTTTGGGATGGCGGAGGCGGAATTAACACATACTACGAACAAGACAACCACCCGGAACCCGATCTGCTTTCAGAACTCGAGCGGGCGGAAGGCGCCTACGGAGAACAGCCGCAGAGGCACTTCGGGGCGATGCATGGGATGGTGCCCGGACTCAGAGGATTGTGGATTCGCGACAGTGACGGTCGAGAACGAGAGGATTCGAGGGAAGGTAATCTGACTATTGCCTTTTGGGGACGCTATGAGGTCGAGAACTACATCGTCACACCTGATATCCTGAGGCAGTTCGCCGAGAAAGCGCTTGCCGACGGAGATTCCGCCGAGGATCTGGACCCAGACGTTCGCGAGACCATAAACAGAGTTCTTGACGATCTCGTCCTGGAACGCGTCTTCAACGGGGAAGTGGAGGATTACTCCACCTGGCAAGCGCTCGAACCCGGAGCTGCGATGCTTCTCTGGGATGCCACGACACGCACGATCAAGCTGAGCGATTTCGCGGAAGAGTTCTTTCGTCGGGCCGGAGAACAGTTGGGCCTTCCGATTCTGCTCAGGAAGGGCGAGTTCCATCGCCTGGTTGCCCTTTGGGAGCCTTCCGCAATCCCGCGCGAAGTCCGGGGGAAGCTGGATCTCCTACTCGAACTCACGCAGCACGAGGACGGAGTCGAAGTGTGA
- a CDS encoding TonB-dependent receptor: MPRMWRILVLAAIGLLAVPAGVLAQGGLEVVVRNADTGAGLPRAQVVLPGLGYGGITDVEGRFRMPDLPSGGIAVEVRLLGYAIARREATVVDDSVVVLEVPLTPTVISVAGLVAVGSRSRPRTATESMVPIDALAPSELLDQGDTDIDDLLRATIPSYNVNPQAVGDAARIIRPANLRGLAPDHTLVLVNGKRRHRAAVITWIGNGVADGAQGPDISTIPAIALRQVEVLRDGASAQYGSDAIAGVMNFHLKDARSGGALEVRGGGFADGGGEGYTMSGNTGLPLGATGFANLSAEYGHSNSSSRSVQRADAALLVSRGNAHVRDPAQIWGAPKIEDDLKLWGNFGYFLGSGTKAYAHANHASQRVTGGFFYRNPNTRSGVFSLDAGETLLIGDLLDAEDGVLDGSAGCPVVRVTDGLPDPAALQHVLADPNCFTFQELFPGGFTPQFGGDVTDASLVAGVEGQIGRLNWDVSGNYGRHEVDFFIFNTVNASLGPATPTEFDPGLYRQVDVNLNVDAAYAVSDLLDLAAGVEWRDEHFTVGLGEDESWTLGRLAPQGFSAGSNGFPGFSPIAAGDWHRTNTAFYADAELRDYRDDRWTLGAALRFEDFEDFGSTLNGKLAGRYALTDALALRGSLSSGFRAPTPGQQNAFNVSTIFDRNLGDLVNSGTIPSTSRVAELRGGVQLDAEKSRNFAAGAVLERGDFLLTADYFRVALSDRIALTQRFNLTPDEQTRLVEEGIVSARNLQEFRFFTNDFSTRTQGLDVVATYAPATLAGGTALSLAFNHTQTKVTEFDPTKLDDTRIRQLEGGLPGTRWILTGKHALGPLNLLGRVSYYAGWFDSRDDVSYPGAHLVDLEASWSIGDALTVTAGGQNALNRYPAENPGATFSGNRYGPGSPFGSNGGFYYVRLAYRWN, encoded by the coding sequence ATGCCCAGGATGTGGAGGATCCTCGTCCTCGCGGCGATCGGGCTGTTGGCGGTGCCGGCCGGAGTTCTCGCACAGGGCGGGCTGGAGGTCGTCGTGCGGAACGCCGACACCGGGGCGGGTCTGCCGCGGGCGCAGGTCGTGCTGCCGGGACTCGGCTACGGGGGGATCACCGATGTCGAGGGCCGCTTCCGCATGCCGGACCTTCCCTCCGGCGGCATCGCGGTCGAAGTGCGGCTTCTCGGCTACGCGATCGCGCGGCGGGAAGCCACCGTCGTGGACGATTCCGTCGTCGTGCTCGAGGTCCCCCTGACTCCGACCGTGATCTCCGTAGCCGGCCTCGTCGCCGTCGGCAGCCGGTCGCGACCCCGGACCGCCACGGAATCGATGGTCCCCATCGACGCGCTCGCCCCCTCGGAGTTGCTCGACCAGGGGGACACGGACATCGACGATCTTCTGCGAGCGACGATCCCCTCCTACAACGTCAACCCGCAGGCCGTCGGAGACGCGGCGAGGATCATCCGGCCCGCGAACCTCCGGGGCCTGGCCCCCGACCATACGCTCGTGCTCGTGAACGGGAAGCGGCGGCACCGGGCGGCGGTCATCACGTGGATCGGCAACGGCGTCGCCGACGGCGCGCAGGGCCCGGATATCTCGACCATCCCGGCCATCGCCCTCCGCCAGGTGGAGGTGCTGCGGGACGGCGCCTCGGCCCAGTACGGCTCCGACGCCATCGCCGGCGTCATGAACTTCCATCTCAAGGACGCCCGGTCGGGCGGCGCGCTCGAAGTGCGCGGAGGCGGCTTCGCCGACGGGGGCGGCGAGGGCTACACGATGTCCGGCAACACGGGACTGCCGCTCGGCGCGACCGGCTTCGCCAACCTGAGCGCCGAGTACGGACACTCGAACTCGAGCAGCCGCAGCGTGCAGCGGGCGGACGCCGCGCTCCTCGTCTCCCGCGGGAACGCGCACGTCCGCGACCCGGCCCAGATCTGGGGCGCGCCGAAGATCGAGGACGACCTCAAGCTGTGGGGCAACTTCGGCTACTTCCTCGGCAGCGGCACCAAGGCCTACGCGCACGCGAACCATGCGAGCCAGCGCGTGACCGGGGGCTTCTTCTACCGCAACCCGAACACGCGGAGCGGCGTGTTCAGCCTCGACGCCGGCGAGACGCTCCTCATCGGCGACCTGCTCGACGCCGAGGACGGGGTCCTCGACGGTTCCGCCGGCTGCCCCGTCGTCCGGGTCACCGATGGGCTGCCGGACCCGGCCGCCCTCCAGCACGTCCTCGCGGATCCGAACTGCTTCACCTTCCAGGAGCTGTTCCCGGGTGGTTTCACGCCGCAGTTCGGGGGAGATGTGACCGACGCCTCGCTCGTCGCGGGCGTGGAGGGCCAGATCGGGCGCCTGAACTGGGACGTGAGCGGGAACTACGGCCGGCACGAAGTGGACTTCTTCATCTTCAACACGGTCAACGCCTCGCTGGGCCCGGCCACGCCCACCGAGTTCGATCCGGGACTCTACCGGCAGGTGGACGTCAACCTGAACGTCGACGCGGCGTACGCCGTGAGCGACCTGCTCGACCTGGCGGCCGGGGTCGAGTGGCGCGACGAGCACTTCACGGTCGGACTCGGCGAGGACGAATCGTGGACGCTGGGCCGCCTCGCACCGCAGGGGTTCAGCGCGGGCTCCAACGGCTTTCCCGGCTTCAGCCCCATCGCGGCCGGCGACTGGCACCGCACGAACACCGCCTTCTATGCGGACGCCGAACTGCGGGACTACCGCGACGACCGCTGGACGCTCGGCGCCGCCCTCCGCTTCGAAGACTTCGAGGACTTCGGATCGACGCTGAACGGCAAGCTCGCGGGGCGGTACGCGCTCACCGACGCCCTCGCCCTGCGCGGCAGCCTCAGCTCCGGCTTCCGCGCGCCCACTCCCGGCCAGCAGAACGCCTTCAACGTCTCCACCATCTTCGACCGCAACCTCGGGGACCTGGTGAACAGCGGGACGATCCCCTCCACCTCCAGAGTCGCGGAGCTGCGGGGCGGGGTGCAGCTCGATGCCGAGAAGTCCCGCAACTTCGCGGCCGGAGCCGTGCTGGAGCGCGGCGATTTCCTGCTCACGGCGGACTACTTCCGCGTGGCCCTGTCCGACCGCATCGCGCTCACGCAGCGCTTCAATCTCACGCCCGACGAACAGACGAGACTCGTCGAGGAGGGCATCGTGAGCGCGCGCAACCTGCAGGAGTTCCGCTTCTTCACGAACGACTTCAGCACGCGCACGCAGGGTCTCGACGTCGTCGCCACGTACGCGCCCGCGACGCTGGCCGGCGGGACGGCGCTGAGCCTCGCCTTCAACCACACGCAGACGAAGGTCACCGAGTTCGATCCGACGAAGCTGGACGACACCCGCATTCGCCAGCTCGAGGGGGGGCTTCCCGGCACGCGCTGGATTCTCACGGGGAAACACGCGCTCGGCCCGCTAAACCTCCTGGGGCGCGTGAGCTACTACGCCGGCTGGTTCGATTCACGGGACGATGTCTCGTATCCCGGCGCCCATCTCGTCGACCTCGAGGCCTCGTGGTCGATCGGCGACGCGCTCACCGTCACCGCGGGGGGGCAGAACGCGCTGAACCGGTATCCGGCGGAGAATCCCGGCGCCACGTTCTCCGGCAACCGCTACGGCCCCGGATCCCCCTTCGGCTCCAACGGCGGCTTCTACTACGTCCGTCTCGCGTATCGCTGGAACTAG